One window of the Zea mays cultivar B73 chromosome 3, Zm-B73-REFERENCE-NAM-5.0, whole genome shotgun sequence genome contains the following:
- the LOC100285675 gene encoding uncharacterized protein LOC100285675, translating into MDALWNGSSCDWPAPTVIISDDDAAAAELRRGPWTVDEDALLAAHVAAHGEGRWNELARDAGLRRTGKSCRLRWLNYLRPGVRRGGFTPREQLLILDLHSRWGNRWSKIAAHLPGRTDNEVKNYWRTRVQKHAKQLHCDVGSRRFHDAMRNLWMPRLIERIHADDSAAVAANATGDVSHFYSASPSHELSSSSQPAPAYRNAAPNGSCARAPSPDASCVTGPSSWSREASPASQFQSSGSTIAGPSTSTELCQNGCSSATSVDMFDESWSELLARANHDDTDFGLGETGDNWWGLEDIWEQPL; encoded by the coding sequence ATGGACGCGCTGTGGAATGGTTCGTCGTGCGATTGGCCGGCGCCGACGGTGATCATCAGCGACGACGACGCGGCGGCAGCGGAGCTGCGGCGGGGGCCGTGGACAGTGGACGAGGACGCGCTCCTGGCGGCCCACGTGGCCGCGCACGGCGAGGGGCGGTGGAACGAGCTGGCGCGCGACGCGGGGCTACGGCGCACCGGCAAGAGCTGCCGCCTCCGCTGGCTCAACTACCTCCGCCCCGGCGTGCGCCGCGGGGGCTTCACCCCGCGGGAGCAGCTGCTCATCCTCGACCTCCACTCGCGCTGGGGCAACCGCTGGTCCAAGATCGCGGCGCACCTGCCGGGCCGCACGGACAACGAGGTCAAGAACTACTGGAGGACGCGGGTGCAGAAGCACGCCAAGCAGCTGCACTGCGACGTCGGCAGCCGCAGGTTCCACGACGCCATGAGGAACCTCTGGATGCCGCGCCTGATCGAGAGGATCCACGCCGACGACTCAGCCGCCGTCGCCGCTAATGCCACCGGCGACGTCTCCCACTTCTACTCCGCGAGCCCATCGCATGAGCTGTCGTCGTCCTCCCAGCCGGCGCCGGCGTACCGAAACGCTGCGCCCAACGGCAGCTGCGCGCGTGCGCCGTCCCCGGACGCCTCCTGCGTCACCGGGCCGTCGTCGTGGTCACGGGAGGCGTCGCCCGCGTCGCAGTTCCAATCGAGCGGCTCGACCATTGCCGGACCGTCTACTTCCACCGAGCTGTGCCAGAACGGATGCTCCAGCGCGACGAGCGTTGACATGTTCGACGAGAGCTGGTCGGAGCTTCTTGCGCGCGCCAACCATGACGACACGGATTTCGGATTGGGAGAAACTGGAGACAACTGGTGGGGTCTGGAGGATATCTGGGAACAACCGCTTTAA